CCAGATTTTAGCATTGCTGTTTACAAAACCGGGAGCACGAACGGGAGTGTATTCCCATGTTTTTCCTCCGTCTTTACTGATTGATGTCAAAGCGTGTTTCCATAAACCTACAACATCGCCATTTGGCAGATGATACGAACTTAAAGCTTTATAAGGTTTCTTTAGTGGAATCAATTCGTCGTCACGATCGGCTTCTTCCACCCATTGCTGTAAAACCAACGGATCAGATAAAATTTCTTCGCAGGCTTTTTTCAAACCTTTGTCTTTTGCCTGTGTATAAAATGGAAAAGCCGATTTCGATTTATCCCAGGATTTATTGTATCTGATGAAGTAAATTTCGCCAAAACTTCCGTCTTTTTTGATTTCGCGAATTACACGTCCAATTCCCTTTCCGTCATTTGGATCGTCTTTTTCATCCATCGCAATTCCGTAATACGCCAAAGCAAAAAGTCGTTTTTCTTTTGAAGTATAAAAGCCCATTCTCTGGTGCATAATCGCGTCCAAATTTTTAGCAACGCCTTCTACGCCTTCTTTTTTCCATCCGTCAGGAATATGATAAATCGGGAAAATTACTTTTGGCATTTTCCAGCTTACGCCATCTTTTGAAGTCATAATCAGCGTCTGGCTCGGCGGAATATGCTCGCCTGCAGGATCACTTAAGTACTGAAGATAAAAAGTATCATTCCAATACGCCATTGTAGGTTGGTGATTGTATGTCCAGCCAAAACCATCGGCTTTTTCCGGATGTTCTCTGCTCGCACGCATAATCTGCGTAGCGTGAACTCCAACTGCCGGACTTAACTGCCCGTGATGATAATCAACATTTGAAAGTGTTTTACCAACGTAACGAACGGTATCTTTCTGCGCATTTACAGCTGTGCCAATCAATAAAATTGTGGCTGTAGTTAAGAGGTTGGTTTTGATATTTTGGAAAGTAATCATTAGTATTTTATTTTTTGCCACAGATTCCACAGATTAAAATGATTTTTTTTTTTTTTTCTGCTCAATCTGCAAAATCTGCGGGAAAAAATTTTACTCTCGCAGATTTTGCAGATCAAGCAGATTTATTTTTTTTGATTATTAAATACTATAAAAAAAATCATTTTAATCTGTGGAATCTGTGGCTATATCATTTATTTTTTATCAATTAATCCTTTTAAAACTTCTGCAGAGATTGTGGTAATCGTTCCGTGTTTGTGTCCTTCGGGAAGGCTTATTTTTGACGAAACATCTTCAAAATGAACAAAATCTGAAGTACTTAAGGCTTTATAATTTTTTGAACCGTAATTGTCATAATACAACAGCCATTTTTTATCGACTTTCACTACCGTTGGCCCTTCTGATAAATATTCTGTCAAAGGCTCTGAACTTTTGCTGAATGGTCCTAAAGGCGATTTTCCGAAAGCTACTTTTATGTTTCGCATGGGTCTGGTGTTGTCTTTCAGAACCAAAACATAATCTTTTTTTCCTTTCTTTACAATCACACAGTCAATTACGCTGAAACCTGGTTCGTAATATAATTTTGTATCAGAGAATGTTTTGAAATCTTTTGTCGTTACATAATACATTCTGTGATTGTTTTTTTCTTCTTCCACACCTTTTTCAAATCGGAACGGGATTGTCGATGCCCAGATAATGATGTATTCTTTTTTAACATCATCGTAAAAAATTTCCGGCGCCCAAACGTTTACCACTTCCGGTTCGTTTTTCATTACCGGAATATATTCTTGTTTTGACCAATGAATTAAA
The Flavobacterium humidisoli DNA segment above includes these coding regions:
- a CDS encoding exo-alpha-sialidase, which gives rise to MITFQNIKTNLLTTATILLIGTAVNAQKDTVRYVGKTLSNVDYHHGQLSPAVGVHATQIMRASREHPEKADGFGWTYNHQPTMAYWNDTFYLQYLSDPAGEHIPPSQTLIMTSKDGVSWKMPKVIFPIYHIPDGWKKEGVEGVAKNLDAIMHQRMGFYTSKEKRLFALAYYGIAMDEKDDPNDGKGIGRVIREIKKDGSFGEIYFIRYNKSWDKSKSAFPFYTQAKDKGLKKACEEILSDPLVLQQWVEEADRDDELIPLKKPYKALSSYHLPNGDVVGLWKHALTSISKDGGKTWEYTPVRAPGFVNSNAKIWGQKTSDNRYATVYNPSEYRWPLAISTSDDGLNYKDLLLVHGEISPMRYGGNYKSAGPQYVRGISEGDGTPPDGKLWVSYSVNKEDIWVASIPVPVTSVVTENANDVFSNLPDGQELKLWNTYDLSWASTKIEKKEGKKWLTLRDQDYFDYARAERVVPFAEKMEVTFTVKPEQNNHGLLQIEFQNKQGLPAVRLTFDSDGQLKTKTGARFNTIAKYEAGKEYKVNVKLNVKTRSYTVKVNDEKESTRIFYAPVDGFERIMFRTGEQRYTPNPDTAPDTDDYDDLPQTGKLIPEAVFNIESLITKKL
- a CDS encoding glycoside hydrolase family 43 protein; the encoded protein is MKKIVIILTFFLFAISYSQKKKDLYLFTSFREPATEGLYLAYSEDGYNWKGLEGSFLKPEIGASKIMRDPSITKGADGTYHMVWTTDWKGGNGFGYASSKDLIHWSKQEYIPVMKNEPEVVNVWAPEIFYDDVKKEYIIIWASTIPFRFEKGVEEEKNNHRMYYVTTKDFKTFSDTKLYYEPGFSVIDCVIVKKGKKDYVLVLKDNTRPMRNIKVAFGKSPLGPFSKSSEPLTEYLSEGPTVVKVDKKWLLYYDNYGSKNYKALSTSDFVHFEDVSSKISLPEGHKHGTITTISAEVLKGLIDKK